The Acidimicrobiia bacterium DNA window GCGCTCTCAATTGGCATGGGGCGGGGTGGAGGGTGCACCTCGAAGCGCCGGACTACCAGCAGGACGAGCGTCAGCGATGCGCTGAGGCTCGCCAGCCAAACGGGTCGCCACAACCACCAACCGACACTGCCAACCGGGTCGCGTGGAAAACCGAGTGGATAGAGGAACCCAACAGCCACCGGAAGCACGCTGATGTGCCACAAGTACATCGAGAGCGGCACTCGATTGATCCGTTGCAGCCAACCTCCTTCCTTCCACAAGCGTTGGAACGCGGGCCGGGCGAGAAGGGCCAGCGAGACCAGCCAGACGGCAACCGCCACCAACGGCAGGCTGGGTGGATCGCTGTTCCATCGATCCTCGCCGGGCACCATGATGAGGCTGACCGGGTAACCGGCCCAGCCAGCCAGGACCACCAGTCCGGCCAATCCGGCCCCTGCGGCTCCGGCCAGAACGCCGGGACGGATCGGGTCGAGGCTGCCGTCGGCGTAGAAGAACCCGAACTGGTGTGGGATCAGCCAGACGAAGGCATAGTTGGCGAATCCCACGGCTTCGACGCCGAACCCGTGGACGGCCACATCCACGAGAACCGCGCCGACGGCCAGCGCAGCCGGAACCCGCCATCGCCACCGTTCGTGGAGCCGGTACATGGCGGGAGCGAGGGCGACTACCACCACGTACACCCCGACGAACCAGAACGGGAGAGCTGCGATGTCGGCTCCGCGTTCCAGCAGATTGGGCTGTGGCAACGGGAGAAGTTGGCCGGCCAGCCCCAGGAGCAGCCAGATCACGATGAACGCCACCGTAGGCTGGAGCAGCCGTGTCAACCGGGTCCGAAGGTAGGAGAGGTAATCGCCCTTGTGGAGGCGGAGCGACCGGGCGTTCGAGAAGCCGCCGACGAAGAACAGCAAAGGCATCACCTGGAGCAACCAGGTGACGTAGTGGAGTTCCGACACGGTCGAGAGGGCGCTCTCCCCGGCGATCCGGCCCGTTTCCCAGACCACCGAGGTCGCCGACCAATGACCGAGAACGACGGCAACAACGGCAATCGCTCGCAGCGAGTCGATGAATCGGTCACGCTCCATGGATTCCCATTCTGCCCGACCCATCTCCAGGGCACCGTGGCCGGCACCAGCGGACGGGTCGACGGAGGCGACTGTCCCCGGTTGGCTCTCAGAATAGGCCCGGTTACCGGCCGTCTTCCGCCAGCCAGGCGTCGAGCAGCCCGGACAGGACCGTCCAGTCCACATAGGTCCCGGGGCGCCGTGCGCCGTCACCTTTCTTACTGCGAACTTGTCCCACCTTGACGAACCCGGCATCCGCGTGGGTCACCTTCTTGATGGTCATGACATGGAACGAAACGGCCCACCACGGTGCTCGCCCCGACTTCGTCGGGCGCAATTGTGGTGCCCGGCGATCCCGCAAGCGGCGAAGCCGGCCGGGTTCGGGAAGGTCGGCACCGTTGTAGTGCAGGGCGACGAGGATGGGCGCCACCGCCACACGTGAGTCGTTCAGGCGCGCCACTCTGAAGAGGGCAAAACGGCTCGAGGCCTCATAGGCCAGCACGTCGCCCGGCTTCAGGTCGGTCACACGGCGGCTTGGGGGCCTCAGCTTCTTTCGATCCGGCTGTGGTCCGATCAGCTGCTCGCGAGCTTTCTGGAGTGCCGCCTTCCGTTTGGTGAGCAGGCCGGCGTCGTCCTCCCACAGGTGCAACCCTTCGCCATTGTCGATGGCCTGCAACGCCCGGTCCCGAATCGCAGTATTGAGCCGCCCTATCTTTGATTGGGTGAACGCCAAAGCTATCCAGAACACCGGTCCCTCGTCCGGATCGTCGAGCGTTCCCGCGAACCGTTCGAGCATGCGAGCGGTGGCGTCGTCGTCTTCCACGCCGTCTTCGATCATCTCCCGATAGCTGTCCCGGGCGTCGCAGGCGAGATCGTCTGAGAAGAGGGCTGGACCCCATGAACCCATGCATGCTCCAATCCCGACGAATACTCGCACACGATTCGACCGAACGGCCGAT harbors:
- a CDS encoding acyltransferase family protein, which codes for MERDRFIDSLRAIAVVAVVLGHWSATSVVWETGRIAGESALSTVSELHYVTWLLQVMPLLFFVGGFSNARSLRLHKGDYLSYLRTRLTRLLQPTVAFIVIWLLLGLAGQLLPLPQPNLLERGADIAALPFWFVGVYVVVVALAPAMYRLHERWRWRVPAALAVGAVLVDVAVHGFGVEAVGFANYAFVWLIPHQFGFFYADGSLDPIRPGVLAGAAGAGLAGLVVLAGWAGYPVSLIMVPGEDRWNSDPPSLPLVAVAVWLVSLALLARPAFQRLWKEGGWLQRINRVPLSMYLWHISVLPVAVGFLYPLGFPRDPVGSVGWWLWRPVWLASLSASLTLVLLVVRRFEVHPPPRPMPIESAARRIGPASFGVVLVAVALLGFGVTGFNGITADYGEGLLGFTLNPLFNTVHLVLGLTVLAGVYRSGRLTSVVLISALILGLIGLMGRETGIEVLATNGATATLDLVLGGLGALAAALATRSPVAMTRNST